In one Dehalococcoidia bacterium genomic region, the following are encoded:
- the tsaE gene encoding tRNA (adenosine(37)-N6)-threonylcarbamoyltransferase complex ATPase subunit type 1 TsaE, producing MSIIHFKIISKTPEQTREIGADLGKLAEKGDLILLVGNLGAGKTCFSQGLAQGIGFSGYASSPSFVLVREYQGRLKVYHIDFYRLDDIEEIEGIGMEEYLSGDGVCVIEWADKAPGLFRQNHLLIEFEHLQAPEERQLRFEARGQRYTNLLRKLEGKWNLP from the coding sequence ATGTCAATAATACATTTCAAGATAATCAGCAAAACCCCGGAGCAAACCCGCGAGATCGGTGCCGATCTCGGCAAACTGGCGGAGAAAGGCGACCTGATCCTGCTGGTGGGAAACCTGGGGGCGGGCAAGACCTGTTTTTCCCAAGGCCTCGCGCAGGGGATAGGATTCTCCGGCTATGCATCGAGTCCCTCATTTGTCCTGGTGAGAGAATATCAAGGAAGGCTCAAGGTCTACCACATCGATTTCTATCGACTCGACGACATTGAAGAGATCGAGGGAATCGGGATGGAGGAGTATCTCTCCGGCGATGGCGTCTGCGTGATAGAATGGGCCGATAAGGCCCCGGGACTATTCAGGCAGAATCATCTCCTGATTGAGTTCGAGCATCTTCAAGCACCAGAAGAACGGCAACTCCGATTCGAAGCCCGCGGCCAAAGATACACCAACCTGTTGAGGAAATTGGAAGGAAAATGGAACTTACCATAG
- the thiL gene encoding thiamine-phosphate kinase codes for MKVSELGEFGLIEMLARIIESEGAGHHPDLLIGIGDDTAAWEGGNSIQLSTTDMLVQDVHFTLDRITGRDLGWKSLAVNISDIAAMGGIPTSAMISLGLPSDTETEKITELYQGMAQIARRFDMAIIGGNITQAPQLIISPSVIGKVAKNRMLTRSGAKPGDLIAVTGHLGASAAGLRMLKENLSLDSQVSSTLSEAHFRPVPRVAEGQALARGGVKAAIDISDGLIADLGHICEASKVEATIRLRDIPVHPAAKAAFGEKALELALSGGEDYELLFTAPSEVIRGLRAEQAVPLHFSVIGEIKQGKPGKVNLINENGKQVRYKKGGWDHFNP; via the coding sequence ATGAAAGTGAGCGAGTTGGGCGAATTCGGGCTCATCGAAATGCTGGCCCGGATTATCGAGTCTGAAGGGGCAGGACACCATCCCGATCTGCTGATTGGCATCGGCGACGATACGGCGGCATGGGAGGGTGGAAATTCTATCCAGCTTAGCACAACCGACATGCTGGTGCAGGATGTCCACTTCACGCTTGATAGGATCACTGGGCGCGATCTGGGTTGGAAATCCCTGGCGGTGAACATCAGCGATATCGCTGCCATGGGCGGGATTCCCACCAGCGCCATGATCTCTCTGGGGCTGCCGTCAGATACTGAAACAGAGAAAATCACCGAGCTCTACCAAGGCATGGCTCAAATTGCCCGTCGATTCGATATGGCCATCATCGGCGGCAACATCACTCAAGCACCCCAGTTGATCATCAGCCCCAGCGTCATCGGAAAAGTGGCAAAGAACAGAATGCTCACCCGTTCGGGAGCCAAACCCGGCGACCTGATCGCGGTTACCGGACACCTGGGCGCTTCAGCAGCCGGACTTAGAATGCTGAAGGAAAACCTCTCGCTAGATTCTCAGGTATCATCGACTCTCAGCGAGGCGCATTTTCGACCCGTTCCCCGCGTGGCGGAAGGACAGGCGCTGGCCCGAGGAGGTGTGAAGGCGGCAATCGATATCAGCGACGGCCTGATCGCCGACCTCGGCCACATCTGCGAGGCTAGCAAAGTGGAAGCCACCATTCGACTGAGAGACATACCTGTCCATCCGGCAGCCAAAGCCGCTTTCGGCGAGAAGGCTCTGGAGCTGGCGCTGAGCGGCGGAGAGGATTACGAACTGCTATTCACCGCTCCGTCCGAGGTGATCCGCGGCCTGAGGGCAGAGCAAGCTGTGCCCCTACATTTTTCGGTCATCGGGGAAATCAAACAAGGCAAGCCGGGGAAGGTGAACCTGATCAATGAGAACGGAAAACAAGTCCGGTATAAAAAAGGCGGGTGGGACCATTTTAACCCGTAG